In Sphingomonas sp. G-3-2-10, a single window of DNA contains:
- a CDS encoding CHAP domain-containing protein, with amino-acid sequence MAQVNRRSVLGGIAATSALMATGSSRSATAAQRAPKIALETVLARAESAKRRGTKYALYAEPPSERLAAWPRGHNADCSGFVGWCFGLPRKPRQIGVGTKLGTDQIYKDATADKALFTRIEAPEIGDIVLYPNYQIAPGVEGTPGHVALITAVRVDGSYDTIECASTPFHKTGDAIAFDRADTIFRGHAIELTRIRKAYPDLPADKVRDPIFARYLGLVR; translated from the coding sequence ATGGCGCAGGTAAATCGTCGTTCGGTGCTTGGCGGGATCGCAGCAACTTCGGCATTAATGGCCACTGGAAGCTCACGATCTGCAACCGCCGCACAGCGCGCGCCGAAGATCGCGCTTGAAACAGTGCTCGCGCGAGCTGAGTCCGCCAAGCGGCGCGGCACGAAATATGCCCTTTACGCCGAGCCTCCGTCGGAACGGCTGGCGGCTTGGCCACGGGGTCATAATGCGGACTGCAGCGGCTTCGTCGGTTGGTGCTTCGGTCTCCCAAGAAAGCCCAGGCAGATCGGGGTCGGCACCAAGCTCGGGACCGATCAGATTTACAAGGACGCCACGGCGGACAAGGCGCTCTTCACCCGCATCGAAGCCCCGGAAATAGGAGATATTGTCCTCTATCCGAATTATCAGATCGCGCCTGGTGTCGAAGGCACCCCCGGACACGTTGCCCTTATAACGGCCGTCCGGGTCGATGGGAGCTACGACACCATCGAATGCGCATCCACGCCGTTTCACAAGACCGGCGACGCGATAGCGTTCGATCGCGCAGATACGATCTTCCGCGGCCACGCGATCGAGCTGACCCGCATTCGAAAGGCCTATCCCGACTTGCCTGCCGATAAGGTGCGCGATCCGATATTCGCGCGCTATCTTGGACTCGTGCGCTAG
- a CDS encoding LysR family transcriptional regulator: MIEVHLLRYALAAAESGSFSQAADRFGIKQSTLSKRIHYLEDRLGFALFRRSSRGVVPTDPGIGILRKARQIVEDIDALDQDCSAIARGTAGVLRFGFHGSLGSGDLSAVVRDFRAAWPDVELAARERSRTRLLRALERDQLDFALVSGQAQRPGIVSLSFWSEPVVIGLARSDPLCARDPLYWTDLRGMTFVISKVDPGPFLNDLVASRLSGPGFGPSVRVQDVRRENLFTFAGNGSVVVTTGVAREDEALVLRPVHDAFGATHLEQAIHWRRDNDSAALRRFLEMLAHRYGRPLPS, encoded by the coding sequence ATGATCGAGGTTCATTTGCTGCGCTACGCGCTCGCCGCCGCCGAAAGCGGCAGCTTCAGCCAAGCAGCTGACAGGTTCGGCATCAAGCAATCAACGCTCAGCAAGCGCATCCATTATCTGGAGGACCGGCTCGGCTTTGCGCTCTTTCGCCGCTCAAGCCGGGGCGTAGTGCCGACCGACCCCGGCATCGGTATCCTGCGCAAGGCGCGCCAGATCGTCGAGGACATCGACGCGCTCGACCAGGATTGCTCCGCAATCGCGCGGGGCACCGCCGGCGTGTTGCGGTTCGGCTTCCACGGATCGCTCGGAAGCGGCGACCTCTCCGCCGTTGTCCGGGATTTCAGGGCAGCCTGGCCGGATGTGGAGTTGGCTGCGCGCGAGCGCAGCCGAACGCGGTTGCTGCGCGCGCTGGAACGCGACCAGCTCGACTTCGCGCTGGTGAGCGGTCAGGCGCAGCGCCCCGGCATCGTCTCGCTGTCCTTCTGGAGCGAGCCGGTGGTGATCGGTCTGGCCCGTAGCGACCCGCTATGCGCCCGCGATCCGCTTTACTGGACCGATTTGCGCGGCATGACCTTCGTGATCAGCAAGGTCGATCCCGGCCCCTTTCTCAACGATCTTGTCGCCTCCCGGCTGTCGGGGCCTGGCTTCGGTCCGAGCGTTCGGGTCCAGGACGTGCGCCGCGAGAATCTGTTCACGTTCGCGGGTAACGGGTCGGTCGTCGTCACGACCGGGGTGGCGCGAGAAGATGAGGCGCTGGTGCTGCGTCCGGTGCATGACGCGTTCGGTGCCACCCATCTCGAACAGGCGATCCACTGGCGCAGGGATAATGACAGCGCCGCCCTGCGCCGCTTCCTGGAGATGCTTGCGCACCGCTACGGACGTCCGCTGCCGTCCTGA
- a CDS encoding CsgG/HfaB family protein produces MTLKQQRLAPGEEPVLIGAAARDNRTPMDPALACFSAQLSAAQRDRLVIAVGDVRDFTGKYSVSEGTAITQGGALMVASALGKLAGPVTLAERFDPTIGERELGYTERRQLGDGNAHSVSGATGASNVPWLPYYGGSIAASDYYIVGGITELNYNIRSGGAEVRVGQVGPKVRTYTQSVAIDLRIVDTRSLLVARTVSLTKQFTGYEVGFNTFRFFGSELFDVNLGAKGQEPLQLGIRTTLEEATMRLVGAVAGVDAQGCIAMQSWNPAISLPPIGFAERADPVSKGAVVTAQALNTAAQPGSGTGDGVALMFEPGSSDLGGSALALLDRVAGAARAAPVEVRIAARDVEVLEPAKRDALTDQRIAAVVAALAARGVGKAGIALRWRPAPSDTTLHRGEAGAQNLARLRIGG; encoded by the coding sequence GTGACTCTGAAGCAGCAGCGCCTGGCGCCGGGCGAGGAGCCGGTGCTGATCGGCGCCGCTGCCCGCGACAACCGCACGCCCATGGACCCCGCGCTTGCGTGCTTCAGCGCGCAGCTCTCGGCAGCGCAGCGGGACCGACTGGTGATTGCGGTCGGCGACGTCCGCGACTTCACCGGCAAATATTCGGTCAGCGAAGGCACCGCCATCACCCAGGGCGGCGCGCTGATGGTCGCATCGGCGCTCGGCAAGCTGGCGGGGCCGGTCACGCTCGCCGAACGCTTCGACCCGACCATCGGCGAGCGTGAGCTTGGTTACACCGAGCGCCGTCAGCTCGGCGACGGCAATGCCCATAGCGTGAGCGGCGCTACTGGCGCGTCGAACGTTCCGTGGCTGCCTTATTATGGCGGGAGCATCGCTGCCTCGGACTATTACATCGTCGGCGGCATCACCGAGCTCAACTACAATATCCGCTCGGGCGGCGCAGAAGTGCGGGTCGGGCAGGTCGGGCCCAAGGTCCGCACCTATACCCAGTCGGTCGCGATCGATCTCAGGATCGTTGATACCCGCTCGCTGCTGGTCGCCCGCACGGTAAGCCTCACCAAGCAATTCACCGGCTATGAGGTCGGCTTCAACACCTTCCGCTTCTTCGGGTCCGAGCTGTTCGACGTGAACCTCGGCGCAAAGGGGCAGGAGCCGCTGCAACTGGGCATCCGGACCACGCTCGAGGAAGCCACGATGCGGCTGGTGGGCGCCGTCGCTGGCGTCGATGCTCAGGGCTGCATTGCGATGCAGTCTTGGAACCCTGCGATCTCGCTTCCGCCCATTGGCTTTGCCGAACGCGCTGACCCCGTCTCGAAGGGCGCGGTCGTGACCGCGCAGGCGCTCAACACCGCGGCGCAGCCGGGCTCGGGAACCGGCGACGGGGTGGCGCTGATGTTCGAGCCGGGGTCCTCCGATCTCGGCGGTTCGGCGCTGGCCTTGCTCGACCGCGTCGCCGGCGCGGCGCGCGCGGCGCCGGTCGAGGTGCGGATCGCGGCGCGCGACGTGGAAGTGCTCGAACCGGCAAAGCGCGACGCGCTCACCGACCAGCGGATCGCGGCGGTGGTCGCGGCCCTGGCCGCCCGGGGCGTCGGCAAGGCCGGGATCGCGCTGCGCTGGCGGCCGGCCCCGTCCGACACGACCCTGCATCGCGGCGAAGCCGGCGCCCAGAACCTCGCTCGCCTCCGCATCGGCGGCTGA
- a CDS encoding DUF4238 domain-containing protein, which yields MKHHYVPQFLLRRWANAQGKVQNLSVRHGRLVCSARMPEYTGYENGLYAIVASSLGLSPDHLERSFFSPIDNDAAKVLEKFEQHAEITADEHRAWTLFLSSLRIRQPDVLAHLRKQGIALLKATLAERDKDTLPEGWPSTEEWFAQNFPGALDAAPLLHWLPDMIRQDGVMDAFAGLRWWFREFDSAGPSLLLSDLPIHWEGGFHHPGFMIQLPVGPHRVFFGARSAETEQFLDQLPPADLIERINRTSIAASAQRLWALDKEEALALIGANLDILGANVTPFGSIMPTG from the coding sequence GTGAAGCATCATTATGTTCCGCAATTCCTGCTGCGGCGCTGGGCGAACGCTCAGGGCAAGGTGCAGAATCTCAGCGTCCGCCACGGCCGCCTGGTGTGCAGTGCCCGGATGCCCGAATATACCGGCTACGAAAATGGCCTCTACGCAATCGTCGCGAGCTCGCTTGGACTATCGCCCGATCATCTCGAGCGCAGCTTCTTCAGTCCGATCGACAATGATGCGGCCAAGGTGCTCGAAAAGTTCGAGCAACACGCCGAGATCACCGCCGATGAGCATCGCGCCTGGACCTTGTTTCTCAGCTCGCTGCGCATCCGTCAGCCCGACGTGCTGGCCCATCTGCGCAAGCAAGGCATAGCGCTCCTGAAGGCGACGCTGGCGGAGCGCGACAAGGATACGCTGCCGGAAGGCTGGCCCTCGACCGAGGAGTGGTTCGCGCAGAATTTCCCCGGCGCGCTGGACGCGGCGCCGCTGCTGCACTGGCTGCCGGACATGATCCGGCAGGACGGGGTGATGGATGCGTTCGCCGGTCTCAGATGGTGGTTCCGCGAGTTCGATTCGGCCGGCCCCAGCCTTCTGCTTTCGGATCTGCCGATCCATTGGGAAGGCGGCTTCCACCATCCCGGCTTCATGATCCAGCTGCCGGTCGGACCTCACCGCGTCTTCTTCGGCGCCCGCTCGGCCGAAACCGAGCAGTTTCTCGACCAGCTGCCGCCAGCCGATCTGATTGAGCGGATAAACCGGACCTCGATCGCCGCATCGGCACAGCGGCTCTGGGCCTTGGACAAGGAAGAAGCGTTGGCCCTGATCGGGGCGAACCTCGATATCCTGGGAGCCAATGTCACGCCGTTCGGATCGATCATGCCAACCGGCTGA
- a CDS encoding DUF2274 domain-containing protein, whose amino-acid sequence MTLKLGPIADDKPVKVTIDMPADVYRDLTAYAEAHAAETGQASQGPAKLVVPMLAQFMATDREFTKIRR is encoded by the coding sequence ATGACGCTCAAGCTCGGCCCCATCGCAGACGACAAGCCGGTGAAGGTCACGATCGACATGCCCGCCGATGTCTATCGCGATCTGACCGCCTATGCAGAGGCGCACGCCGCGGAGACCGGACAGGCCTCGCAGGGCCCCGCAAAGCTCGTCGTGCCGATGCTCGCTCAGTTCATGGCGACCGATCGCGAGTTCACGAAGATCAGGCGATGA
- a CDS encoding TrbI/VirB10 family protein, producing MTASAEPSIGAADLRLRGDPPRVMRLSRKALATVGLVATAGIGGALIYALQPSAPKGQTELYATDNRATSDNLAGAPKDYSQVPKLGPPLPGDLGRPILSAQQRGVDVSPPPMGAPAPGPAAGADAAQAARDRVRQERDAARTSKVFAGGESTAASMPVAGAPSLSAPAPAGAAAVPAAPGSTNAGTDPSGKRDFLRGFGNGPTQSSYRVAPASPHTVLAGSVIPAALITGIRSDLPGTITAQVTQNVYDSVSGRYLLIPQGSRLIGEYDSQVSFGQNRVLLAWDRLILPDGRSIQLDRLPGADVAGYSGLEDRVNQHWGGMLRAALISTLLSVGTEVGNSDDDDLVRALRQGSAQSIGRTGQDLVRRQMGVQPTLTIRPGFQLRVIVTRDIVFGSGDGGSK from the coding sequence ATGACCGCGTCCGCCGAACCTTCGATCGGCGCGGCAGACCTGCGCCTGCGCGGCGACCCGCCGCGCGTGATGCGACTGTCGCGCAAAGCGCTGGCGACGGTCGGCCTGGTCGCGACTGCCGGGATTGGCGGTGCGTTGATCTACGCGCTCCAGCCCTCGGCGCCCAAGGGTCAGACCGAACTTTATGCGACCGACAACCGTGCGACCTCGGACAACCTCGCCGGTGCGCCGAAGGACTATTCACAAGTGCCCAAGCTCGGCCCGCCGCTCCCAGGCGATCTCGGCCGCCCGATCCTTTCCGCCCAACAACGCGGGGTCGACGTCTCGCCGCCGCCGATGGGTGCGCCGGCGCCGGGGCCGGCCGCAGGCGCTGACGCTGCCCAGGCCGCGCGCGATCGGGTGCGGCAGGAGCGTGACGCTGCGCGCACCAGCAAGGTCTTTGCGGGCGGGGAAAGCACCGCTGCATCCATGCCTGTGGCGGGAGCCCCGTCGTTGTCTGCGCCCGCGCCTGCCGGCGCTGCCGCGGTCCCAGCTGCACCGGGCTCGACGAACGCCGGGACGGACCCGTCGGGGAAGCGCGATTTCCTGCGGGGGTTCGGCAATGGTCCCACACAGAGCAGCTACCGCGTCGCGCCAGCCTCGCCTCACACCGTCCTGGCGGGGAGCGTCATTCCCGCGGCGCTGATTACGGGCATCCGCTCCGACCTGCCCGGCACGATCACCGCGCAAGTGACCCAGAATGTCTACGACAGCGTGAGCGGCAGGTATTTGCTGATCCCGCAGGGCAGCAGATTGATCGGCGAATATGACTCGCAGGTCTCGTTCGGCCAGAATCGCGTGCTCCTCGCCTGGGACCGCCTCATCCTGCCCGACGGCCGCTCGATCCAGCTCGACCGATTGCCGGGCGCGGACGTCGCCGGCTATTCGGGTCTCGAGGACCGCGTAAACCAGCACTGGGGCGGGATGCTTCGCGCCGCGCTGATCTCCACCCTGCTCAGCGTCGGAACCGAAGTCGGTAACAGCGATGACGACGACCTCGTCCGGGCCTTGCGGCAGGGAAGCGCGCAATCGATCGGGCGAACGGGCCAGGATCTCGTCCGGCGCCAGATGGGCGTGCAACCGACGCTGACGATCCGGCCGGGCTTTCAGCTGCGCGTGATCGTGACGCGCGATATCGTTTTTGGTTCGGGCGATGGGGGCTCGAAATGA
- the trbG gene encoding P-type conjugative transfer protein TrbG, with product MTPIRLALVLAALPLAACTASHAQTPPLAFDAAPAAVPEPDPPRSVEIVRIPEPLPLPGQLKPVSSPAAREPADPRARIGTANAAARMQPVREGFLNAIQLYPWAEGALYQLYTAPGQVTDIALQEGEQLVGPGPVAAGDTVRWIIGDTVSGVGVAQRVHILVKPTRSGLVTNLVINTDRRTYHVELHSTPETYMASVSWTYPQDALIALAARNREAADAPPVVPNIDIDALDFRYRIEGDRPAWRPLRAFDDGRQVFIELPRSVGQSDLPPLFIAGAKGEGELVNYRVRGRYLVVDRLFAGAEMRLGGGKAEQRVRILRLDPARREKSK from the coding sequence ATGACCCCCATCCGTTTGGCACTGGTCCTAGCGGCCCTGCCGCTCGCCGCCTGCACCGCTTCACACGCGCAGACCCCGCCGCTGGCGTTCGACGCCGCGCCGGCTGCGGTGCCCGAACCCGACCCGCCCAGATCGGTCGAGATCGTTCGTATCCCGGAGCCCTTGCCGCTGCCTGGGCAGTTGAAGCCGGTATCGTCCCCGGCCGCGCGCGAGCCTGCTGATCCGAGAGCGCGGATCGGCACGGCGAATGCCGCCGCGCGCATGCAGCCGGTACGCGAAGGCTTCCTCAATGCGATCCAGCTCTATCCCTGGGCCGAAGGCGCCCTCTATCAGCTGTACACCGCGCCCGGGCAAGTCACCGACATCGCTCTCCAGGAGGGCGAGCAGCTGGTTGGCCCCGGTCCGGTCGCCGCGGGTGATACGGTCCGCTGGATCATCGGCGATACCGTGAGCGGCGTCGGGGTCGCGCAGCGCGTCCACATTCTCGTAAAGCCGACGAGGAGCGGTCTGGTGACCAACCTGGTCATCAACACCGACCGCCGCACCTACCACGTCGAACTTCACTCGACACCCGAGACCTATATGGCGTCGGTGTCCTGGACCTATCCGCAGGATGCGTTGATCGCGCTCGCGGCGCGCAATCGCGAGGCGGCGGACGCGCCGCCGGTCGTGCCCAACATCGATATCGATGCGCTCGACTTCCGCTACCGCATAGAAGGCGACCGGCCGGCATGGCGTCCGCTGCGCGCGTTCGACGATGGCCGCCAGGTGTTCATCGAGCTGCCGCGGAGCGTTGGCCAGAGCGACCTTCCGCCCTTGTTCATTGCCGGCGCCAAGGGCGAGGGCGAGCTTGTCAATTACCGGGTGCGCGGCCGCTATCTGGTTGTCGATCGCCTGTTCGCGGGCGCCGAGATGCGCCTAGGCGGCGGCAAGGCCGAGCAACGCGTCCGCATCCTTCGCCTCGATCCCGCGCGCCGGGAGAAGTCGAAATGA
- the trbF gene encoding conjugal transfer protein TrbF, with protein sequence MFRRSTVRYGATPEPVTPYQRAGQEWDDRIGSGRVQARSWRLACFASLALLALSIAGLIGMAMRGTITPWIVQVDKLGEAQAVAPADADYRPSDPQIAYHLARFIENVRGIPADPVVLRQSWLRAYDFTTAKGALALNDYARNNDPFAQVGKSQVAVDVSSVIRASDNSFRISWTERRYQDGSLAATERWSAIATVVIQTPRTPDALRKNPLGVFVNALNWSKELSQ encoded by the coding sequence ATGTTTCGACGATCGACCGTGCGCTACGGCGCAACGCCGGAACCCGTAACGCCGTACCAGCGCGCTGGGCAGGAATGGGATGACCGGATCGGCTCGGGCCGGGTCCAGGCCCGCAGCTGGCGGCTCGCCTGCTTCGCGTCGCTGGCACTCCTGGCGCTGTCCATTGCCGGTCTGATCGGGATGGCGATGCGTGGCACGATCACGCCGTGGATCGTCCAGGTCGACAAGCTGGGCGAGGCGCAGGCCGTCGCTCCCGCCGATGCCGACTATCGGCCGAGCGACCCGCAGATCGCCTATCATCTGGCGCGGTTCATCGAGAATGTCCGCGGCATCCCCGCCGACCCCGTGGTGCTGCGCCAGAGCTGGCTGAGAGCCTATGATTTCACCACCGCCAAGGGTGCGCTCGCGCTCAACGACTATGCCCGCAACAACGACCCGTTCGCGCAGGTCGGCAAGTCTCAGGTGGCGGTCGACGTATCGAGCGTGATCCGCGCCTCGGACAACAGCTTCCGGATCTCCTGGACTGAGCGCCGCTATCAGGACGGCAGCCTCGCCGCCACCGAACGCTGGTCGGCGATCGCGACCGTAGTGATCCAGACCCCCCGCACGCCAGATGCCCTGCGCAAGAATCCGCTCGGCGTCTTCGTCAATGCCCTCAACTGGTCAAAGGAGCTCTCGCAATGA
- the trbL gene encoding P-type conjugative transfer protein TrbL, with amino-acid sequence MGGTGVVDRFLEVFTSYIDSGFGLLQGEVAFLATTLIVIDVTLAALFWTFGEGDDIIARLVKKTLFVGIFAYIIGNWNMLARIVFESFAGLGLKASGTGFTTAELLQPGRVAQVGLDAGRPILDSISGLMGYISFFENFIQIVVLLFAWVIVLLAFFVLAVQLFITLIEFKLTVLCGFVLIPFGLFGKTAFMAERVLGNVVSSGIKVLVLAVIIGIGSTLFSEFTNAIGNAQPTIEDAMAIVLGALCLLGLGIFGPGIASGIVSGGPQLGAGAAAGTALAAGGVVAAGAAAGGAALGAAGGALAGAGRTVSTAASAYRAGAEGKSGIAGVASGLGNVGRTAANSAMSPLRRASGGGTGGSGGGSGAPVSGSAAAPSPAPAPAERDSGGAPKPQTGAGPVERDSGGVPMPQSEATPTAAATGQAEETPSTPPPAADTPRSEPPAWAKSMRRHQAIVHGANVATHTLRGGDSRGPGASVSVTDKE; translated from the coding sequence ATGGGCGGCACAGGCGTCGTCGACCGGTTTCTGGAGGTCTTCACCTCCTATATCGATTCAGGGTTCGGCCTGCTCCAGGGCGAAGTCGCCTTCCTCGCGACGACGCTGATCGTCATCGACGTAACGCTCGCGGCGCTTTTCTGGACCTTCGGCGAGGGTGACGACATCATCGCCCGGCTCGTCAAGAAGACGCTCTTTGTCGGCATCTTCGCCTACATCATCGGCAACTGGAACATGCTCGCGAGGATCGTCTTCGAGAGCTTCGCCGGCCTTGGCCTCAAAGCCTCCGGTACGGGGTTCACGACCGCCGAGCTGCTCCAACCGGGGCGCGTCGCCCAGGTTGGGCTCGATGCCGGCCGGCCGATCCTCGACTCGATCTCCGGGCTGATGGGCTACATCAGCTTCTTCGAGAACTTCATTCAGATCGTCGTCCTGCTGTTCGCCTGGGTGATCGTCCTGCTCGCCTTCTTCGTGCTCGCGGTGCAGCTCTTCATTACGCTCATCGAATTCAAGCTGACGGTATTGTGCGGCTTCGTGCTGATTCCGTTCGGACTGTTCGGCAAGACCGCCTTCATGGCCGAGCGGGTGCTCGGCAACGTGGTGTCGTCGGGCATCAAGGTCCTGGTCCTTGCGGTCATCATCGGCATCGGCTCGACGCTCTTTTCCGAATTCACCAACGCCATCGGCAACGCCCAGCCGACGATTGAGGACGCGATGGCGATCGTGCTCGGCGCGCTCTGCCTGCTGGGCCTGGGCATTTTCGGACCCGGCATTGCCAGCGGCATCGTCTCGGGCGGTCCCCAGCTGGGCGCAGGCGCAGCAGCCGGCACCGCACTTGCCGCAGGCGGCGTGGTCGCGGCAGGCGCCGCCGCCGGTGGCGCAGCGCTGGGCGCCGCAGGCGGCGCGCTGGCGGGTGCGGGCCGCACGGTCAGCACGGCAGCCAGCGCCTATCGCGCGGGTGCCGAAGGCAAGTCGGGCATCGCCGGTGTCGCATCCGGGCTCGGCAATGTCGGCCGCACAGCCGCCAACAGCGCCATGTCGCCGCTTCGCCGCGCTTCCGGCGGCGGCACTGGCGGATCGGGCGGCGGCAGCGGTGCCCCGGTTTCGGGCAGCGCCGCGGCACCATCGCCCGCACCGGCACCGGCCGAACGCGATTCGGGTGGCGCCCCCAAACCTCAGACCGGCGCCGGCCCGGTCGAGCGCGACAGCGGCGGAGTTCCGATGCCCCAGAGCGAAGCGACGCCCACGGCTGCTGCCACGGGGCAGGCCGAGGAAACCCCATCCACGCCGCCACCCGCAGCGGACACGCCGCGCAGCGAGCCTCCCGCCTGGGCCAAATCGATGCGTCGCCACCAGGCGATCGTCCACGGCGCCAACGTTGCAACCCACACGCTGCGAGGCGGCGACAGCCGCGGCCCCGGGGCCTCCGTCAGCGTCACCGACAAGGAGTAA
- the trbK-alt gene encoding putative entry exclusion protein TrbK-alt translates to MNVRLPARIGAFACLGVAVAMGLLALREEPKPASPPAMLSTDLPTDPLQAKLRSCQLAGQAAGSDPGCLAAWAENRQRFLGQRRMRPAEPDPSDAPGKSSESAIGANDATATFQQEQ, encoded by the coding sequence GTGAACGTCCGGCTTCCGGCTCGCATCGGCGCCTTTGCGTGCCTTGGCGTCGCTGTCGCAATGGGCCTGCTCGCCCTGCGCGAGGAGCCGAAGCCGGCATCCCCACCCGCCATGCTCTCGACCGACCTGCCCACAGACCCGCTCCAGGCAAAGCTCAGGAGCTGCCAGTTGGCCGGGCAGGCGGCGGGCTCGGACCCGGGCTGCCTCGCAGCCTGGGCCGAGAACCGCCAGCGGTTCCTCGGGCAGCGGCGAATGCGGCCGGCCGAGCCCGACCCGAGCGATGCGCCGGGCAAGTCCTCCGAATCGGCGATCGGCGCGAACGACGCGACCGCCACCTTCCAACAGGAGCAATGA
- the trbJ gene encoding P-type conjugative transfer protein TrbJ gives MRISSLRRLALSTGTAMLLCFAAAPAHAQFGGVVYDPTNYSQNVLTAARTLEQINNQIKSLQNEAESLINDAKNLASLPTSALAELQSQVRQTQQLLGNAQRIAYSVQSIDRAFTSRYRGTPVSATDKALVDNARARWEDTVAGFEDALKVQAGVVGNIEGARDAMDRIVGSSQSASGALQAAQAGNQLLALQARQLADLTAVVAAQGRAQALEASQRAAAQDQAREQLRRFLAPGTGYQPTAVQIFHR, from the coding sequence ATGCGTATCTCGTCGCTTCGCCGCCTCGCGCTGTCCACCGGGACTGCGATGCTGCTCTGCTTCGCCGCAGCCCCCGCCCACGCCCAGTTCGGCGGGGTCGTCTACGACCCGACCAACTATTCGCAGAACGTGCTTACCGCAGCCCGCACGCTCGAACAGATCAACAACCAGATCAAATCGCTCCAGAACGAAGCGGAGTCGCTGATCAACGACGCCAAGAACCTTGCGTCGCTGCCTACCTCCGCGCTGGCCGAACTCCAGTCGCAGGTCCGCCAGACGCAGCAGCTGCTCGGGAACGCTCAGCGCATCGCCTATTCGGTCCAGTCGATCGACCGGGCCTTCACGAGCCGGTACCGTGGCACGCCCGTGTCGGCGACCGACAAGGCGCTGGTCGACAATGCCCGCGCCCGCTGGGAAGACACGGTCGCCGGCTTCGAGGATGCGCTGAAGGTCCAAGCCGGCGTCGTCGGCAACATCGAGGGCGCGCGCGACGCGATGGACCGGATCGTCGGCTCCAGCCAGTCGGCATCGGGCGCGCTCCAGGCTGCACAGGCCGGCAACCAGCTTCTCGCGCTCCAGGCCCGCCAGCTCGCCGACTTGACTGCGGTCGTCGCCGCGCAAGGACGCGCCCAGGCGCTCGAAGCGTCGCAGCGTGCCGCCGCGCAGGATCAGGCCCGCGAGCAGCTGCGCCGATTCCTGGCGCCCGGGACCGGCTACCAGCCGACCGCGGTTCAGATCTTTCACCGCTAA